A single genomic interval of Bacteroidota bacterium harbors:
- a CDS encoding glycosyltransferase family 2 protein — translation MGAPSALGQMMNSKGYALVTPAKNEAAFIEKTLASVVKQTVKPVKWVVVSDGSTDDTDAIVQRYAEQYDFVHLVRRDSETRHFGNKVHAFRAGYDTLGDVAYDFVGNLDADIELPPDYYERILERFVQNPKLGLAGGTRFDFCDGKFVKVHCARNSVGGPFQLFRRACYEAFGGYLPLQLGGIDAVAEIMVRQHGWQVQSFTDITCHHYRCTGTAKGSIYQAAFRGGKKLYVIGYHPLFELVKLMRVRSVKGLVANMYELAGYSQAALLRLKRQVPEEFVTYLRNEQKDRLKHLFMLKKDPAMVVDAAN, via the coding sequence ATGGGAGCACCCAGTGCCCTCGGCCAGATGATGAATTCTAAAGGATATGCGCTTGTAACGCCGGCGAAGAATGAGGCAGCGTTTATAGAAAAAACCCTCGCGTCCGTCGTAAAGCAGACTGTAAAACCGGTGAAGTGGGTTGTGGTTAGTGACGGATCAACCGACGATACTGATGCCATCGTGCAGCGTTATGCTGAACAATATGATTTTGTACACCTCGTCCGTAGAGACAGTGAGACACGGCATTTTGGCAATAAAGTACACGCGTTTCGCGCCGGCTATGATACGCTGGGTGATGTAGCATACGACTTTGTGGGCAATCTCGATGCTGATATTGAGCTTCCACCAGACTATTATGAGCGCATTCTCGAACGGTTTGTGCAGAATCCAAAACTCGGGCTTGCCGGTGGCACTCGGTTTGACTTCTGCGATGGCAAATTTGTCAAGGTACATTGCGCCCGAAATAGTGTAGGCGGTCCTTTTCAACTGTTTAGACGGGCTTGCTACGAAGCGTTTGGTGGTTATTTACCGTTGCAATTGGGCGGTATTGATGCTGTTGCCGAAATAATGGTGCGACAGCATGGCTGGCAGGTCCAATCCTTTACCGACATCACCTGCCATCATTATCGTTGTACCGGCACTGCTAAAGGCAGCATTTATCAGGCTGCATTCAGGGGAGGGAAGAAATTATATGTTATTGGTTACCATCCCTTGTTTGAATTGGTAAAATTGATGCGCGTGCGCAGCGTAAAAGGACTCGTTGCTAATATGTATGAACTGGCCGGCTATTCACAAGCTGCGCTGTTACGGTTGAAACGGCAAGTGCCAGAAGAATTTGTGACCTACCTGCGCAACGAGCAGAAAGATCGGTTGAAACATCTCTTTATGCTCAAAAAAGATCCAGCAATGGTTGTTGATGCGGCGAATTGA
- a CDS encoding glycosyltransferase family 4 protein — protein MNEKQNAAQPPEALVVDSLVGNDYSLCLCAGLHDAGTNVGLVTVVNREKPFEIAYPLIRWAPPKQGGSKIGKLFQYFGYLWRLYRFAARSRRQGQVLHFQFFRRERVESFYIAFLRMMGLRIVYTAHNIVPHEAAKIDRWLKALVYRSAHAIVVHSNYVKAALLDAFPMPDEKVHVIPHGNFDHYLPDQLIEKTAAREALGLAAHHKVLLFFGYIREYKGLDLLLDAFVLAAAEDPDLRLVIAGAPHTDALERSSKALIEKAGLGERVIFHARFIAHEDIAQYFVAADMVMLPYKHIYHSGIVHLAYSYGRPSLATNVGDFSETIENGRSGYILEENSAEAMSAKIVDAVKDPEKLCEMGRYAKALSSSKYSWLDIGKQTRALYQSLRA, from the coding sequence ATGAACGAAAAACAAAATGCTGCACAGCCGCCTGAGGCGCTGGTTGTGGATTCCCTTGTCGGGAATGATTATTCACTTTGCCTGTGTGCCGGCCTGCATGATGCCGGCACAAACGTTGGGCTGGTTACAGTGGTTAACCGAGAAAAACCATTTGAGATTGCCTACCCGTTAATCCGATGGGCGCCGCCGAAGCAGGGCGGAAGCAAAATTGGCAAGCTGTTCCAGTATTTCGGGTATCTATGGCGGCTTTATCGTTTTGCGGCCCGCAGCCGGCGACAAGGGCAGGTGCTCCACTTTCAGTTCTTTCGCAGGGAGCGTGTAGAGAGCTTCTACATCGCATTTCTGCGCATGATGGGGCTGCGCATTGTTTACACGGCTCATAACATTGTCCCGCATGAGGCCGCAAAAATTGATCGGTGGCTGAAGGCCCTCGTGTATCGCTCAGCCCATGCCATAGTTGTTCATTCGAACTATGTGAAAGCCGCTCTCCTGGATGCTTTCCCGATGCCAGACGAAAAAGTTCACGTAATCCCGCACGGTAACTTTGATCATTACCTGCCGGATCAACTGATTGAAAAAACAGCGGCACGTGAGGCCCTCGGACTTGCGGCACATCACAAGGTGTTGTTGTTCTTTGGCTACATCCGGGAATACAAAGGGTTGGATTTGCTCCTGGATGCCTTTGTGCTTGCGGCAGCTGAAGATCCTGACCTGCGACTCGTCATTGCTGGTGCGCCGCATACAGACGCGCTGGAGCGCTCCTCGAAGGCGTTGATTGAAAAGGCAGGTTTAGGCGAACGCGTCATTTTCCACGCCCGTTTTATCGCGCACGAAGATATTGCGCAGTACTTTGTTGCTGCAGATATGGTTATGCTTCCCTACAAGCACATTTATCACAGCGGCATTGTGCATCTTGCATACTCATATGGCCGGCCTTCCCTTGCAACCAATGTTGGCGATTTTTCCGAAACCATAGAAAACGGACGCAGCGGGTACATTCTAGAGGAAAACTCAGCCGAGGCTATGTCCGCCAAAATAGTAGATGCTGTTAAAGATCCTGAGAAGCTTTGTGAGATGGGGCGGTATGCCAAAGCTTTGAGCTCCTCGAAGTATTCCTGGCTGGATATTGGGAAGCAGACGCGCGCCCTGTATCAATCTCTCAGGGCTTAA
- a CDS encoding oligosaccharide flippase family protein translates to MDNKFINKFLKGSAFSSIGTLVTIIVHFLSIKVMSAMSHADFGTHAYIVVISHGFQILSGLGLNLTLVKNLSGSFETINRKVVSGIFLARISQIGLISVVVYAVGHQFLPRLTDEGITPFIIYIPIIFSLGSVRELLLNMLQGLQQFNKYAYINIFSALTRLGSILFFFYIDQLTVANMIWVEIITYGLSLLVLIVNAPLARLFTFNVDKEAFKAIFSFGLPLYANDILTYIYNRVNVLLVGGLLTLESVAYYDMSGKIPDGFGRLFTSLIVVFFPSISELINENRHGEAQKFMNRGLVLGSTCLSFVALGIFLFRDEVMLLLANETYLEASFALALMMINFNLNSIARMMGYTIVAAGHTTVPVKINLVSSAVNIIGCLILIPRYGYVGAIYSLIGMNVVSQILNYFFLARAGLKPQVLGFTKSTLFIVTLIVAYMTWLPDTYLLRGLTLLVYVALCWIFIPEVKSSVRYGLKLVGGRWFSSNGT, encoded by the coding sequence ATGGATAATAAGTTTATAAATAAATTTCTTAAGGGATCAGCTTTCTCCTCAATAGGGACTTTGGTGACAATCATTGTCCATTTTTTGAGCATTAAAGTCATGTCCGCCATGTCCCATGCTGATTTTGGGACACACGCGTACATCGTGGTCATTAGCCACGGTTTTCAAATTTTGAGTGGACTCGGGCTCAATCTGACGCTGGTGAAAAACCTGTCGGGCAGTTTTGAGACCATTAACCGCAAAGTGGTGTCCGGGATTTTCCTCGCGCGAATCTCCCAGATCGGATTGATTAGCGTTGTTGTTTATGCTGTTGGGCACCAGTTTTTACCGCGGCTAACAGACGAAGGCATCACACCTTTTATCATATATATTCCCATCATTTTTAGCCTGGGTAGTGTACGGGAATTGTTGTTGAACATGCTGCAAGGGCTCCAGCAGTTTAACAAATACGCATATATAAACATATTCTCTGCCTTAACGAGATTAGGCAGCATTCTCTTCTTCTTTTACATCGACCAATTAACCGTAGCCAACATGATATGGGTGGAGATAATCACCTATGGCTTGTCGTTATTGGTCTTGATTGTCAATGCTCCGTTGGCGCGTCTGTTCACATTTAATGTCGATAAAGAAGCGTTTAAGGCAATTTTTAGTTTTGGATTGCCGCTATATGCAAATGACATTTTGACGTATATCTACAACCGGGTCAATGTGTTGCTGGTTGGAGGATTGCTTACGCTTGAGTCTGTTGCCTACTACGATATGTCTGGTAAAATTCCAGATGGGTTTGGCCGTCTTTTTACGTCGTTAATTGTGGTTTTCTTTCCAAGTATTTCAGAACTGATTAACGAAAACCGTCATGGCGAAGCGCAGAAGTTCATGAATCGAGGCCTGGTCCTCGGCTCCACGTGTCTTTCTTTTGTAGCGTTGGGCATTTTCTTGTTCAGGGATGAAGTGATGCTGCTATTGGCAAATGAAACGTACCTCGAAGCTTCGTTTGCGCTGGCGTTGATGATGATCAACTTCAACCTGAATTCTATAGCACGGATGATGGGGTACACCATTGTGGCAGCTGGCCACACCACGGTACCTGTTAAAATCAACCTGGTATCCAGTGCTGTAAACATTATTGGATGCCTCATCCTGATACCGCGATATGGCTATGTCGGCGCGATCTACTCTTTAATCGGGATGAACGTGGTATCTCAGATCTTAAACTACTTTTTCCTTGCCCGTGCCGGCTTAAAACCGCAGGTGCTCGGATTTACAAAATCGACCCTCTTTATTGTAACGCTTATTGTGGCTTACATGACCTGGCTGCCAGATACGTACCTGCTGCGCGGGTTGACCCTTTTGGTCTATGTCGCACTGTGCTGGATTTTTATTCCAGAAGTCAAGTCCTCCGTGCGGTATGGCCTGAAGCTGGTTGGCGGTCGCTGGTTTTCATCCAATGGAACGTAG